From a single Ooceraea biroi isolate clonal line C1 chromosome 12, Obir_v5.4, whole genome shotgun sequence genomic region:
- the LOC105286055 gene encoding uncharacterized protein LOC105286055: MPSLTGRIPAAPLSTSTWRHTHNLKLADPSCAIPGKIDVILGANVIGSLLQPASGVPAPFTVQGLEGQPTAQYTRLGWILFGATEASPRNIRSNHAFHGVPDHDLNEMLQKFWAQDEIPVGKRHILNEEEEQCEKHFRDTHSRTASGRYVVRLLFRSHRPTLGSSYLTASRALTNLHRRLATNATFSRLYTEFLHEYEALDHMSCLPATSSMEPPAYWLPHHGVLRETSATTRLRVVFNGSSRTSTGASLNDCLLVGPKL, translated from the coding sequence ATGCCCAGTCTCACGGGTCGCATTCCAGCCGCGCCGCTGTCGACCAGCACGTGGAGGCACACCCACAATCTCAAGCTCGCGGATCCATCGTGCGCCATCCCAGGCAAAATCGATGTCATCCTCGGCGCAAACGTGATCGGATCGCTACTGCAACCTGCCTCGGGTGTTCCGGCGCCTTTCACTGTCCAGGGTCTCGAAGGTCAACCAACCGCGCAGTACACTCGACTCGGCTGGATCCTCTTCGGAGCAACAGAAGCCTCGCCGCGTAACATCCGCTCCAACCACGCGTTCCACGGAGTTCCGGATCACGATCTAAACGAAATGCTTCAGAAATTCTGGGCTCAAGATGAAATCCCAGTCGGCAAGCGTCACATACtcaacgaagaagaagaacaatGCGAAAAGCATTTCCGCGACACGCACTCTCGAACCGCCTCCGGGCGATATGTGGTCCGCTTGCTATTCCGTTCGCACAGACCAACCCTCGGCTCTTCCTACCTCACTGCTTCTCGCGCGCTCACGAACCTTCACCGTCGTCTTGCAACAAACGCGACGTTTTCGCGACTTTACACGGAGTTCCTTCACGAGTACGAAGCTCTCGACCACATGTCTTGCTTACCAGCAACCTCGTCCATGGAACCACCAGCGTATTGGTTGCCTCATCACGGAGTTCTTCGCGAGACCAGCGCCACGACTAGACTTCGAGTTGTGTTTAACGGATCAAGCCGAACCAGCACTGGCGCTTCATTAAACGATTGTTTGCTGGTCGGGCCGAAGTTGTAA
- the LOC113563089 gene encoding uncharacterized protein LOC113563089: MSNFNRGRRNTPTETQAETVTCSQGTPYTDSAQLITDSAQLTTDNTERYSPLFVNIPSPGSSVIGNPSSSPNHSPLSLLELSPRWYSPIPSPEFGRTPNSAIPSSTPELSTYLPSPTSVLENLDFFGLAIPTIPTLRDFSQGAFHLLLEYFLDFFPTYSLPLPPTTIICWPGPINIPALRIAVENAGPDTFIPFITHHRVHPVLIPAIYIREFMFN, encoded by the exons A TGTCAAATTTCAATCGCGGACGCAGAAATACCCCGACAGAAACACAGGCAGAAACTGTGACGTGCAGCCAAGGGACACCTTACACCGATTCAGCACAATTAATAACCGATTCAGCACAATTAACAACCGATAACACCGAGCGTTACTCACCCCTTTTTGTGAATATCCCGTCACCTGGATCTAGCGTAATCGGGAATCCATCTTCTTCTCCCAACCACTCCCCCCTTTCCCTCCTTGAGTTGTCTCCACGGTGGTATTCACCCATCCCCTCTCCTGAGTTCGGGCGGACCCCAAACTCAGCCATCCCTTCCTCTACACCTGAACTAAGTACCTACCTTCCCTCACCAACTTCAGTCCTTGAGAACCTCGATTTTTTCGGCCTGGCCATCCCTACCATTCCTACATTAAGGGACTTTTCGCAGGGCGCTTTTCACCTATTATTGGAGTACTTCCTAGATTTCTTTCCCACCTATTCTCTTCCACTCCCTCCTACCACTATAATCTGCTGGCCAGGACCCATAAATATTCCTGCTCTCAGGATCGCAGTCGAAAACGCTGGTCCCGACACATTTATACCCTTTATAACCCACCACCGCGTTCATCCTGTATTAATCCCGGCGATTTATATTAGAGAGTTTATGTTTAATTAG
- the LOC105286056 gene encoding uncharacterized protein LOC105286056, with protein MVKFKAVIQSQQDLHHRISRTVENFKKVSKDKMTPLNINTRLEMLEGHWKSFQSAHSALVSARTEEWSANSYFKDDFYEVCETSYFANKDKLLELRQKLLSESAPATKPHDLSVSPATRSAIARALPKISLPKFAGDYRTWLVFRDLFRSMIINNSDITSVEKLHYLKNHVTGEAARRITNIAITDNNFDRAWEALVTRYDNKRVLVCSYLELLFSITSVSRKSSEDLKELLATVHEAISGLRSLDAPVDSWDYFLVYFIVGRLDIDSRKAWELQQGSITEPATFAELEAFLDG; from the coding sequence ATGGTGAAATTCAAAGCCGTGATACAAAGTCAACAAGACCTTCATCATCGCATAAGCCGTACCGTGGAAAACTTCAAAAAGGTCAGTAAGGACAAAATGACGCCACTTAACATTAATACACGACTAGAAATGTTGGAAGGGCATTGGAAATCGTTCCAATCTGCTCATTCCGCGCTCGTCTCCGCTCGCACCGAAGAGTGGTCCGCTAATTCCTATTTCAAGGACGACTTTTATGAAGTTTGCGAAACCTCTTACTTCGCTAACAAAGATAAGCTCCTCGAACTTCGTCAGAAGCTCTTATCGGAATCGGCGCCCGCGACAAAACCGCACGACCTCTCCGTCTCGCCGGCAACCCGTAGCGCGATCGCTCGCGCTCTGCCGAAAATTTCGCTGCCAAAATTCGCTGGAGACTACAGAACGTGGCTGGTCTTCCGAGATCTTTTCCGCTCCATGATCATTAACAATTCCGACATTACATCCGTCGAAAAGTTACACTATCTCAAAAACCACGTTACGGGAGAAGCAGCGCGTCGCATTACTAACATCGCGATCACCGACAACAATTTTGATCGGGCTTGGGAAGCGTTAGTCACGCGGTACGATAATAAACGGGTACTGGTTTGTTCATATTTGGAGCTACTGTTCAGCATCACATCAGTCTCGCGCAAGTCCTCTGAAGATCTCAAGGAATTACTCGCAACAGTCCACGAAGCAATCAGCGGCTTACGGTCTCTCGACGCTCCAGTTGACTCGTGGGATTATTTCCTGGTTTATTTCATCGTCGGCCGTTTAGACATCGACTCTCGCAAGGCGTGGGAGCTCCAGCAAGGATCCATCACGGAACCTGCGACATTCGCTGAACTCGAAGCATTTTTGGACGGATGA